The Achromobacter deleyi genome has a window encoding:
- a CDS encoding XRE family transcriptional regulator: protein MSDTALKNARMSDALERSLIREAVKAETLSGPSVRMGWLRLKLRLAALGGAVGEVLHDMDAGRQQHPVVSAHH, encoded by the coding sequence ATGAGCGATACCGCATTGAAGAATGCCCGTATGTCGGATGCGCTTGAGCGGTCCCTGATCCGCGAGGCCGTCAAGGCGGAAACCCTGTCCGGTCCGTCCGTCCGCATGGGCTGGCTGCGCCTGAAACTGCGCCTGGCCGCGCTGGGCGGCGCCGTGGGCGAAGTCCTGCACGACATGGATGCGGGCCGACAGCAGCACCCGGTGGTCTCCGCCCACCATTGA
- a CDS encoding Bug family tripartite tricarboxylate transporter substrate binding protein has translation MNKHARAWAGALALTASLAASSPALAQDPAKWPERPIRLVVGFVPGGGTDVSARILSARLSTLLGQQIVVENKPGASGLIAADYVAKADPDGYTLLLANMQSTVAAPYVVQSSIDPIKDFTAVRYIGSVPNVLVVNPAKRQYATVQNLVDDARAKPKQLLYASSGMGSPQHLSAARFSQIAGVSMEHVPYKGSGQAMTDLLGGSVDMNFDTLPGAINQIQAGKLRPLAVTSAERSKRLPDVPTLAESGIKGLDIVQWYAVLAPAKLPRAVMDKLDQALAQTLADPEVAAKLADQGMDLGGGPQTPAAFAAYVQDEWTKYGKLTASLGLTKQ, from the coding sequence ATGAACAAGCATGCTCGCGCCTGGGCGGGCGCGCTGGCCTTGACCGCCAGCCTGGCCGCCTCCAGCCCCGCCTTGGCGCAGGACCCGGCGAAGTGGCCGGAACGCCCCATCCGCCTGGTTGTCGGCTTTGTGCCAGGCGGCGGCACCGACGTATCGGCCCGCATCCTGTCCGCGCGACTGTCCACCCTGCTGGGCCAGCAGATCGTGGTCGAGAACAAGCCGGGCGCCTCCGGGCTGATCGCCGCCGACTACGTGGCAAAGGCCGATCCGGACGGCTACACGCTGCTGCTTGCCAATATGCAGTCCACGGTCGCCGCGCCCTATGTCGTGCAATCCAGTATCGATCCCATCAAGGACTTCACGGCGGTGCGCTATATCGGCTCGGTGCCCAACGTGCTGGTAGTGAACCCCGCCAAGCGCCAATACGCCACCGTCCAGAACCTGGTGGACGATGCCCGCGCCAAGCCCAAGCAACTGCTGTATGCCTCGTCCGGCATGGGCAGCCCGCAGCACCTGAGCGCGGCGCGCTTTTCGCAGATCGCCGGCGTTTCCATGGAGCACGTTCCCTACAAGGGCAGCGGCCAGGCCATGACCGATCTGCTGGGCGGCAGCGTGGACATGAATTTCGACACCCTGCCCGGCGCGATCAACCAGATCCAGGCCGGCAAGCTGCGCCCGCTGGCGGTGACCAGCGCCGAACGCAGCAAACGGCTGCCGGATGTGCCGACGCTGGCCGAATCCGGCATCAAGGGCCTGGACATCGTGCAGTGGTATGCCGTGCTGGCCCCCGCCAAGCTGCCGCGCGCCGTGATGGACAAACTTGACCAGGCGCTGGCCCAGACCCTCGCCGACCCCGAGGTCGCCGCCAAGCTTGCCGACCAGGGCATGGACCTTGGCGGCGGGCCGCAGACCCCCGCAGCGTTCGCCGCGTATGTACAGGACGAATGGACCAAGTACGGCAAGCTCACCGCCAGCCTGGGCCTGACGAAACAGTAA
- the ehuC gene encoding ectoine/hydroxyectoine ABC transporter permease subunit EhuC, with the protein MQLISEHIAELVPPLLEGLAVTLQVMAGAMVLAVPLALASGIGRLSTLRPVRWLASIYVEVFRGTSALVQLFWFYFVLPLFGLQLPAMLVGIVVLALNAGAYGAEVVRGAIRAVPPGQREAGVALNLSRGQIMRRLVLPQAVPAMLPPAGNLLIELMKNTALVSLITITDLTFRGQLLRSETLRTTEIFTLMLLMYFAVALLITAGVRLLERRVRVR; encoded by the coding sequence ATGCAGCTGATTTCGGAACATATCGCGGAGCTTGTGCCGCCCCTGCTGGAGGGGCTGGCCGTCACGCTTCAAGTCATGGCGGGGGCGATGGTGCTGGCGGTGCCGTTGGCGCTGGCGTCCGGCATAGGCCGCCTGTCGACCTTGCGGCCCGTCCGGTGGCTGGCGTCGATCTATGTCGAGGTTTTCCGGGGCACATCCGCCCTGGTTCAGCTTTTCTGGTTCTACTTCGTGCTGCCCTTGTTCGGCCTGCAGCTGCCGGCCATGCTGGTCGGCATCGTGGTGCTGGCGCTTAACGCCGGCGCGTATGGCGCGGAAGTGGTGCGTGGCGCCATCCGCGCGGTGCCGCCCGGCCAGCGCGAAGCGGGCGTGGCGCTGAACCTGAGCCGCGGGCAGATCATGCGCCGCCTCGTGCTGCCACAGGCGGTGCCGGCCATGCTGCCGCCCGCCGGCAACCTGCTGATCGAACTGATGAAGAACACCGCACTGGTGTCGCTGATCACCATCACCGACCTGACATTCCGCGGCCAGCTGCTGCGCAGCGAAACCCTGCGCACCACCGAGATCTTCACCCTGATGCTGCTGATGTACTTCGCGGTGGCCTTGCTGATCACGGCGGGCGTGCGCCTGCTTGAGCGGAGGGTCCGAGTCCGATGA
- a CDS encoding MFS transporter: MSIAQPPFPFRRAGQKYAFVVVAVIFLSLLVAAGLRSSPSVLLVPLEEAFGWSRSSISFAAAVGIFLYGLVGPFAAAAMERFGLRRVLICALILMAASSAVSAYMTEPWHLLMTWGVFSGISSGAVAIVMGATVVNRWFVKHRGLMMGLLTASAATGTLVFLPVLAALASSGDWTRVVWTVAGAAAALVPLAWWLVPDRPSSVGLTPFGSDPQAAPASAAPRTGMLAATFGALSRASRTRTFWYLFATFFVCGFTTNGLVGTHLIALCGDHGMPEVQAAGLLALMGIFDLIGTTASGWLTDRYDPRKLLFVYYALRGLSLMYLPYSDFSFYSLSIFAIFFGLDWIATVPPTLRLTTEAFGERDAPIVFGWIVAGHQMGAASAAWMAGALRESQGSYLMAFVISGSTGLIAAVLALMIGRKRVVAQPA; this comes from the coding sequence ATGAGTATAGCCCAACCTCCCTTTCCGTTCCGGCGCGCCGGACAGAAGTATGCGTTTGTTGTCGTCGCGGTGATTTTCCTGTCGCTGCTGGTCGCCGCCGGACTGCGGTCCTCGCCCAGCGTGCTGCTGGTGCCGCTGGAAGAAGCATTCGGCTGGAGCCGCAGTTCGATTTCGTTCGCCGCGGCCGTGGGCATCTTTCTGTACGGGCTGGTCGGTCCGTTCGCCGCCGCCGCCATGGAACGCTTCGGCCTGCGGCGCGTTCTGATCTGCGCCCTGATACTGATGGCCGCATCCAGCGCCGTCAGCGCATACATGACCGAGCCCTGGCACCTGCTCATGACCTGGGGCGTGTTCTCGGGCATCAGCTCGGGCGCGGTCGCCATCGTGATGGGCGCCACCGTCGTCAATCGCTGGTTCGTCAAGCATCGCGGCCTGATGATGGGTCTGCTGACGGCCAGCGCCGCCACCGGTACGCTGGTGTTCCTGCCCGTGCTGGCCGCGCTGGCCTCGTCCGGCGACTGGACGCGCGTGGTCTGGACGGTGGCGGGCGCCGCGGCCGCGCTGGTGCCGCTGGCGTGGTGGCTGGTTCCGGACCGCCCGTCCAGCGTGGGCCTGACGCCGTTCGGCAGCGACCCGCAAGCCGCGCCCGCCTCCGCCGCGCCCCGCACCGGCATGCTGGCCGCCACTTTCGGCGCCCTGTCCCGCGCGTCCAGGACCCGCACGTTCTGGTATCTGTTCGCCACGTTCTTCGTTTGCGGCTTCACCACCAACGGCCTGGTCGGCACCCACCTGATCGCGCTCTGCGGCGACCATGGCATGCCAGAGGTGCAGGCTGCGGGCCTGCTCGCCCTGATGGGCATCTTCGACCTGATCGGCACCACCGCCTCGGGCTGGCTGACCGACCGCTACGACCCGCGCAAACTGCTCTTCGTCTACTACGCGCTGCGCGGCCTGTCGCTGATGTACCTGCCCTATTCCGATTTCTCGTTCTACAGCCTGTCGATCTTCGCGATCTTCTTCGGCCTGGACTGGATCGCCACCGTGCCGCCCACCCTGCGCCTGACGACGGAAGCCTTTGGTGAACGCGACGCCCCCATCGTGTTCGGATGGATCGTGGCGGGCCACCAGATGGGCGCCGCCAGCGCCGCCTGGATGGCCGGCGCGCTGCGCGAATCGCAAGGCAGCTACCTGATGGCCTTCGTGATCTCCGGCTCGACCGGCCTCATCGCGGCGGTGCTTGCGCTGATGATCGGCAGAAAGCGCGTGGTGGCGCAGCCGGCCTGA
- the ehuA gene encoding ectoine/hydroxyectoine ABC transporter ATP-binding protein EhuA gives MSASVNIKNLHKRYGELEVLRGINLEIPAGQTVAVIGPSGSGKSTLLRVLMTLDRPSSGDIEIDGQSMWTDAQGRPAGANSEHLRRVRGKIGMVFQHFNLFPHMTALGNAMEAPLHVLGMSRDQARERAVEYLDMVGLGDKLDVYPAQLSGGQKQRVGIARALAMCPEIMLFDEVTSALDPELVGGILQILRDLSARRSMTMIIVTHQMKFAERSSDRTLFFDAGNIVEDAESPVLFSQPREERTRQFLDSVIEGQ, from the coding sequence ATGAGCGCCAGCGTGAACATCAAGAATCTGCACAAGCGTTACGGAGAGCTGGAGGTGCTGCGCGGCATCAACCTGGAGATTCCCGCCGGCCAGACCGTGGCCGTGATCGGCCCTTCGGGTTCGGGCAAGTCCACCTTGCTGCGTGTGCTGATGACGCTGGACCGGCCCAGCAGCGGCGACATCGAGATCGACGGGCAATCAATGTGGACCGACGCGCAGGGCCGCCCTGCGGGCGCCAATTCCGAACACCTGCGCCGCGTGCGCGGCAAGATCGGCATGGTGTTCCAGCACTTCAACCTGTTCCCGCACATGACCGCGCTGGGCAATGCCATGGAAGCGCCGCTGCATGTGCTGGGCATGTCGCGCGACCAGGCGCGCGAGCGCGCCGTGGAGTATCTGGACATGGTGGGCCTGGGCGACAAGCTGGATGTCTATCCCGCGCAATTGTCGGGCGGCCAGAAGCAGCGCGTGGGCATCGCGCGCGCGCTGGCGATGTGTCCGGAGATCATGCTGTTCGACGAGGTGACGTCCGCGCTGGATCCGGAACTGGTCGGCGGCATCCTGCAGATCCTGCGGGACCTCTCGGCCCGGCGCAGCATGACGATGATCATCGTCACTCATCAAATGAAATTCGCCGAACGCAGTTCCGATCGGACCCTGTTCTTCGATGCGGGCAATATCGTCGAGGACGCGGAATCCCCGGTGCTGTTCAGCCAGCCCAGGGAGGAGCGTACGCGCCAGTTCCTCGACAGCGTGATCGAGGGGCAATAG
- a CDS encoding Nramp family divalent metal transporter, whose product MTGFIYAISGGNAALAQDARVSANLRRMVGSGLLVAVGYIDPGNWATDIAGGSGFGYGLLMVVITSAFLALGFQVLVSRLALATGQDLATLTARHLSPRLAKAAWLAGEAAILATALAELIGGAIALRLLFGLPLIAGVAVTGIGTFAVLALTRGNADRHERVIGLLLSVVALSFVFLLFKANPAWTEVANGVTQTGQALRDPQGFLIALGILGATLMPHNLYLHSGSLAQRARDLPAEARGMAMRVARNDTIVSLGVAMLINSAIMIVAAASLSGSGMVVSSLDDAHAVIGHTLGIGAAIVFAVALYAAGQSSTITGVLAGRILSRGFQVRSNWSDRRRALVTRLVAGAAAVGLLAVTGGQDPDELLVLSQVILSLALPFALGPLVVLACRKSLMGQYVLRGAWAWAATAATVSIIVLDGYLLVDMVA is encoded by the coding sequence ATGACCGGATTCATCTACGCGATATCAGGCGGCAACGCCGCCCTGGCGCAAGACGCCCGGGTATCGGCGAACCTGCGCCGCATGGTGGGGTCCGGCCTGCTGGTCGCGGTGGGCTACATCGATCCCGGCAACTGGGCCACCGATATCGCCGGCGGCAGCGGCTTCGGCTATGGCCTGCTCATGGTCGTCATCACCTCGGCTTTCCTGGCGCTGGGTTTCCAGGTCCTGGTCTCGCGCCTGGCGCTGGCCACGGGGCAGGACCTGGCCACCCTGACGGCACGGCACCTTTCGCCCCGCCTGGCCAAGGCCGCCTGGCTGGCCGGCGAAGCCGCCATCCTGGCCACCGCGCTGGCCGAACTGATAGGCGGCGCAATCGCGCTGCGATTGCTGTTCGGCCTGCCGCTGATCGCGGGCGTCGCCGTCACCGGCATCGGCACCTTCGCCGTGCTGGCGCTGACCCGCGGCAACGCCGACCGCCATGAGCGCGTCATAGGGCTGTTGCTATCAGTGGTGGCGCTGTCGTTCGTGTTCCTGCTGTTCAAGGCGAATCCGGCCTGGACCGAGGTGGCCAATGGCGTTACGCAGACCGGCCAGGCGCTGCGCGATCCGCAGGGCTTCCTGATCGCGCTGGGCATCCTGGGCGCGACCCTCATGCCGCACAACCTGTATCTGCATTCCGGCTCTTTGGCGCAGCGCGCGCGGGATCTTCCCGCCGAAGCGCGCGGCATGGCCATGCGCGTGGCGCGCAACGACACCATTGTGTCCCTGGGTGTTGCCATGCTGATCAATTCCGCCATCATGATCGTGGCTGCCGCATCCCTGTCCGGTTCCGGCATGGTCGTATCCAGCTTGGACGACGCGCATGCGGTGATCGGCCACACACTGGGCATAGGCGCGGCCATCGTGTTCGCCGTGGCGCTCTATGCCGCCGGGCAAAGTTCCACCATCACCGGCGTGCTGGCCGGCCGCATCCTGTCCCGGGGCTTCCAGGTCCGAAGCAACTGGTCCGACCGCCGCCGCGCGCTTGTCACGCGCCTGGTGGCGGGCGCGGCGGCCGTGGGCCTGTTGGCAGTCACGGGCGGACAGGATCCGGATGAACTGCTGGTGCTGAGCCAGGTCATCCTGAGCCTGGCCCTGCCCTTCGCCCTGGGTCCGCTGGTGGTGCTGGCCTGCCGCAAGAGCCTGATGGGGCAGTATGTGCTGCGGGGCGCCTGGGCCTGGGCTGCGACAGCCGCCACCGTAAGCATCATCGTGCTGGACGGCTATCTGCTGGTGGACATGGTGGCCTGA
- the ehuB gene encoding ectoine/hydroxyectoine ABC transporter substrate-binding protein EhuB produces MTLIRSGRLLLALSLGILAACSDSGSDKPAPAAGGAPAASATTLEAAKAAGKIRIGYANEAPFAYMDSKEAKVTGESVEIARIVLKRMGINEVEGVLTEFGSLIPGLAAKRFDIIAAGMYVTPGRCQQVAFSDPTYGVGEAFLVKQGNPKNLHSYEDVGKNPDARLGVVVGAIQSDYAEKVKIPPGQVVVFPDAVSALSGVQAGRADVYAATALTINDLMGKTQQGSDLEKAEPFTDPVIDGKDVRGYGAYAFRTDDQAFADAFNAELAKFIGTDEHKKLVEPFGFTERELPKGVTAANLCAGQ; encoded by the coding sequence ATGACCTTGATTCGATCCGGACGACTGCTGTTGGCGTTGAGCCTGGGCATTCTGGCCGCCTGCTCCGATTCCGGTTCCGACAAACCGGCGCCCGCCGCGGGCGGCGCACCGGCAGCCAGCGCCACTACCCTTGAAGCCGCCAAAGCCGCCGGCAAGATACGCATCGGCTATGCCAATGAAGCGCCGTTCGCGTATATGGACAGCAAGGAAGCCAAGGTCACGGGCGAATCCGTGGAGATCGCGCGCATCGTGCTCAAGCGCATGGGCATCAATGAAGTGGAAGGCGTGCTGACCGAGTTCGGTTCGCTGATCCCCGGGCTGGCGGCCAAGCGCTTCGACATCATCGCGGCGGGCATGTATGTCACGCCCGGACGTTGCCAGCAGGTGGCTTTCTCGGATCCGACGTATGGCGTGGGCGAAGCGTTCCTGGTCAAGCAGGGCAACCCGAAGAACCTGCACAGCTATGAAGACGTGGGCAAGAACCCCGACGCCAGGCTGGGCGTGGTGGTGGGCGCGATCCAGAGCGACTACGCCGAAAAAGTGAAGATCCCGCCTGGCCAGGTGGTGGTGTTTCCGGACGCCGTCAGTGCCTTGTCCGGCGTGCAGGCTGGCCGCGCCGATGTCTATGCCGCCACCGCGCTGACCATCAACGACCTGATGGGCAAGACGCAGCAAGGCAGCGATCTGGAGAAGGCGGAGCCATTCACGGACCCGGTGATCGACGGCAAGGACGTGCGGGGCTACGGCGCCTATGCGTTCCGGACCGACGACCAGGCCTTCGCCGACGCGTTCAACGCCGAGCTGGCCAAGTTCATCGGCACCGACGAACACAAGAAGCTGGTGGAGCCCTTTGGCTTCACCGAGCGGGAACTGCCCAAGGGCGTGACCGCGGCCAACCTCTGCGCCGGCCAGTAG
- a CDS encoding ABC transporter substrate-binding protein, producing MSRILVRYACAVALVVPVLSAHAEIVIGVDVSTTGPAAAIGIQTNNAIRLWPNTLGGEPARYVVLDDGTDVSRAVKNMRKLTSEDKVDAIVGPNTTAAALAGLDVLAETKTPMIALAASSVIVEPLSDPKRAWAFKMPQNDTLMATVLVEDMKKKGLKNVAFIGFADSYGDSWWKEFSAAAGSDLKIVAQERFQRTDASVVGQVLKVIAAKPDAVLIAGAGTPSALPQKTLLERGYTGAIYQTHGIGTLEFLQVGGKDVEGTLFPTGPGVVARELPDSNPVKKVAVEFADKYEKQYGANTLTQFAGDAYGAWMLLDSAVARALKTGAKPGTPEFRLALRDALESTRDLVVPNGVLNISKDNHQGFDERARVMGIVKNGRFSYAQ from the coding sequence ATGTCCCGCATTCTTGTCCGCTACGCCTGCGCAGTCGCACTGGTGGTTCCCGTCCTGTCCGCACATGCTGAAATCGTCATCGGCGTGGACGTCTCGACGACGGGTCCCGCCGCCGCGATCGGCATCCAGACCAATAATGCGATCCGCCTGTGGCCCAACACGCTGGGCGGCGAGCCCGCGCGTTATGTGGTTCTGGATGACGGCACGGACGTGAGCCGCGCCGTGAAGAACATGCGCAAGCTGACCTCCGAAGACAAGGTCGACGCCATCGTGGGCCCCAATACGACCGCCGCCGCCCTGGCCGGCCTGGACGTGCTGGCCGAGACCAAGACCCCGATGATCGCGCTGGCGGCGTCCAGCGTCATCGTCGAGCCGCTGTCCGATCCCAAGCGCGCCTGGGCGTTCAAGATGCCGCAGAACGACACGCTGATGGCCACCGTCCTGGTCGAGGACATGAAGAAGAAGGGGCTGAAGAACGTGGCCTTCATCGGCTTTGCGGATTCGTATGGCGACAGCTGGTGGAAGGAGTTCTCCGCCGCGGCCGGGTCCGACCTGAAGATCGTGGCGCAGGAGCGCTTCCAGCGCACCGACGCTTCGGTGGTGGGGCAGGTGCTGAAGGTCATCGCCGCCAAGCCGGACGCGGTCCTGATCGCCGGCGCCGGCACCCCTTCGGCCCTGCCGCAGAAGACGCTGCTGGAACGCGGCTACACCGGCGCCATCTATCAGACGCACGGCATCGGCACGCTGGAATTCCTGCAAGTGGGCGGCAAGGACGTGGAAGGCACCTTGTTCCCCACCGGCCCCGGCGTGGTGGCGCGTGAGTTGCCCGACTCCAACCCGGTCAAGAAGGTGGCCGTGGAGTTTGCCGACAAGTACGAAAAGCAGTACGGCGCCAACACGCTGACGCAGTTCGCCGGGGACGCCTACGGCGCCTGGATGCTGTTGGACTCGGCCGTGGCGCGGGCTCTGAAGACCGGCGCCAAGCCGGGCACCCCGGAGTTCCGCCTGGCGCTGCGCGACGCGTTGGAAAGCACGCGCGACCTGGTCGTACCCAATGGCGTGCTGAACATCTCCAAGGACAACCACCAGGGATTCGACGAGCGCGCCCGGGTCATGGGCATCGTCAAGAACGGCCGTTTTTCGTACGCGCAGTAA
- the ehuD gene encoding ectoine/hydroxyectoine ABC transporter permease subunit EhuD produces the protein MTPIFDWSFALEILPTLGSALVITIQATVLGMLVAVTLGLVLAMLRRSRLRIVSLPTAFVIEFVRSTPLLVQMYFLFYVLPLTGARMSPLMTGIVALGVHYATYCAEVYRAGIEAVPRGQWEAAAALNMSRWRTAVGVVLPQAIPPVVPALGNYLVAMFKDTPLLSAITVVELLQQSKMIGSATFRYTEPLTLVGMLFLALSLVAAWGVRGLETRLQRYGGKR, from the coding sequence ATGACACCGATATTCGACTGGTCTTTCGCGCTGGAAATCCTGCCCACCCTGGGGTCCGCGCTGGTCATCACGATCCAGGCCACCGTGCTTGGCATGCTGGTGGCCGTCACGCTGGGGCTGGTGCTGGCAATGCTGCGCCGTTCCCGCCTGCGCATCGTGTCCCTGCCCACGGCTTTTGTGATCGAGTTCGTGCGCAGCACGCCGCTGCTGGTGCAGATGTACTTCCTGTTCTACGTGTTGCCCTTGACGGGGGCGCGGATGTCTCCGCTCATGACCGGTATCGTGGCGCTCGGCGTGCATTACGCCACGTACTGCGCCGAGGTCTATCGGGCCGGTATCGAGGCGGTGCCGCGCGGGCAATGGGAGGCCGCCGCGGCCCTGAACATGTCGCGCTGGCGCACGGCCGTCGGCGTGGTCTTGCCACAGGCGATTCCTCCCGTGGTGCCGGCGCTGGGCAACTACCTGGTGGCGATGTTCAAGGACACGCCGCTGCTGTCGGCGATCACCGTGGTGGAGCTGCTGCAGCAAAGCAAGATGATCGGATCCGCGACGTTCCGGTACACCGAACCCCTGACCCTGGTGGGCATGCTGTTCCTGGCGTTGAGTCTGGTTGCGGCCTGGGGTGTGCGCGGGCTGGAGACGCGCCTGCAACGATATGGAGGAAAGCGATGA
- a CDS encoding TetR/AcrR family transcriptional regulator: MASKIPAAFPPPSQPAAKPPLAADRIRKTAREMFYRDGIRAVGVDAIVTQAGVTKPSLYRSFSSKDELAATYLRDYDAEFWARFDAACAAHPGDPRAQLLDYLSGLGSRAVQNGYRGCGLTNAAVEYPEPDHPARVVAVAHKLELRRRLNAMTAEMGANEPQALADGLLLLIEGAFVSSQLFGAGGPAGRVAEMADKLIQIHLPG; this comes from the coding sequence ATGGCCAGCAAGATTCCCGCTGCGTTCCCGCCACCCTCCCAGCCCGCGGCCAAGCCGCCGCTGGCGGCCGACCGCATACGCAAGACCGCGCGCGAAATGTTCTATCGCGATGGCATACGCGCGGTGGGCGTGGACGCCATCGTCACCCAGGCGGGCGTGACCAAGCCCAGCCTGTACCGCAGCTTTTCGTCCAAGGACGAGCTGGCGGCGACCTACCTGCGCGACTACGACGCCGAGTTCTGGGCCCGCTTCGACGCGGCCTGCGCCGCGCATCCGGGCGACCCGCGCGCACAATTGCTGGACTATCTGTCCGGCCTGGGCAGCCGCGCCGTGCAGAACGGCTACCGCGGCTGCGGCCTGACGAACGCGGCCGTCGAGTACCCCGAACCCGACCATCCCGCGCGGGTCGTCGCCGTGGCGCACAAGCTGGAGCTGCGTCGCCGCCTGAACGCGATGACGGCGGAAATGGGCGCGAATGAGCCCCAGGCCCTGGCCGACGGGCTGCTGCTCCTGATCGAGGGCGCTTTCGTTTCCAGTCAGCTTTTTGGAGCGGGCGGGCCGGCGGGCAGGGTGGCCGAGATGGCCGACAAGCTGATCCAGATCCACCTTCCCGGCTGA
- a CDS encoding OsmC family protein, whose amino-acid sequence MKKTATAAWSGDLKTGKGTISTQSGALKSQPYGFNTRFGDTPGTNPEELLGAAHAGCFTMALSNILAESGMVAQSLDTKAEVTLDKVDDGFSITAVHLTVEAVIPGASAQAFEEAARKAEKGCPVSKVLNAKISMEAKLKS is encoded by the coding sequence ATGAAGAAAACCGCAACCGCCGCCTGGTCGGGCGATCTGAAGACTGGCAAGGGTACGATTTCCACGCAAAGCGGCGCGCTCAAGAGCCAGCCGTATGGCTTTAACACCCGTTTCGGCGATACCCCTGGCACCAACCCCGAAGAACTGCTGGGCGCGGCGCACGCCGGCTGCTTCACGATGGCGCTGTCGAACATCCTGGCTGAGTCCGGCATGGTCGCGCAAAGCCTGGACACCAAGGCCGAAGTCACGCTTGATAAAGTGGATGACGGCTTTTCCATCACCGCCGTCCACCTGACCGTCGAAGCGGTCATTCCGGGCGCCTCCGCGCAGGCCTTCGAGGAAGCCGCCCGCAAGGCGGAGAAGGGTTGCCCGGTCTCCAAAGTGCTGAACGCCAAGATCTCGATGGAAGCCAAACTAAAGTCCTGA
- a CDS encoding GntR family transcriptional regulator: MANPESLIPDASVPDLAIHHPTLPAVVAERLRQLIIDGTLKPGTWLNERDLCDQLKISRTPLREAYRMLASDGLVTLQPKRGAMVIELSAEDIENIFDVLSVLEGLAVRSAAERASEAELAQIARLHAQMLENYEKRDIRAYFAASMGTHIAINRAAHNPSLTQSYDRLNLQVQALRYKSNFDHDEWTTAVADHEAFVQALMARDGERAEALIRKHVGGKKAYNLRGRPGAAAKS; the protein is encoded by the coding sequence ATGGCTAACCCTGAAAGCCTGATTCCGGATGCGTCCGTCCCCGATTTGGCCATCCACCATCCCACCCTGCCGGCCGTCGTTGCCGAGCGTCTGCGGCAGCTGATCATCGATGGCACGCTGAAGCCGGGCACCTGGCTCAATGAGCGGGACCTGTGTGATCAGCTGAAGATTTCACGCACGCCGCTGCGCGAGGCCTACCGGATGCTGGCCTCGGACGGACTGGTGACCTTGCAGCCCAAGCGTGGCGCGATGGTGATCGAGCTCTCGGCTGAGGACATCGAGAACATCTTCGATGTGCTGTCCGTGCTGGAAGGATTGGCGGTGCGCAGCGCCGCGGAGCGCGCGTCCGAGGCGGAATTGGCCCAGATCGCGCGCTTGCATGCGCAGATGCTTGAAAACTACGAGAAGCGGGATATCCGCGCCTATTTCGCGGCCAGCATGGGGACACACATCGCGATCAATCGCGCCGCCCACAATCCCTCGCTGACGCAGTCCTATGACCGGCTGAACCTGCAGGTCCAGGCCTTGCGCTACAAGTCCAATTTCGACCACGACGAATGGACCACGGCGGTCGCGGACCACGAGGCCTTTGTGCAGGCGCTGATGGCGCGCGACGGCGAACGCGCCGAAGCGCTGATCCGCAAGCACGTGGGCGGCAAGAAAGCCTACAACCTGCGCGGCCGCCCGGGCGCGGCGGCCAAATCCTGA